In Paenibacillus dendritiformis, the DNA window CCGGCAAAGGCGTCACGATCGTGCAGACCGTCGAAGAAGCGGAGCGGGTCTTGAATGAGGTAATGGTTGAAGGCAAGTTCGGCGCCTCGGGCAGCCGGGTCGTTATCGAAGAATTCATGCAGGGGCAGGAAATGTCAGTGTTGGCTTTCGTGGACGGCGAGACGGTATTGCCCTGCGTGCCGGCTCAAGATCATAAGCCCGCTTATGACGGCGACACCGGTCCGAATACCGGCGGAATGGGCACGTACAGCCCGCTGCCGCAATTCCCGGAAGAGGTGTTCACGCGGGCGGTCGAGCAGGTGATCAAGCCGACGGTGCGGGCGATGGCTACGGAAGGCCGCCCGTTCCGCGGCCTGCTCTTCGCCGGACTGATGATAACGCCTGAAGGGGAGCCGAAGGTGGTCGAATTCAATGCTCGCTTCGGCGATCCGGAGACGCAGGCGGTGCTGCCCCGCTTGAAGACGGATCTGTTCGACGTGCTGTGGGCTTGCACCGACGGTACGCTCGATCAGATCGAGCTCGAATGGCACGAAGATGCCGCCGTATGCGTCATCGTCGCCTCGGAAGGCTATCCGGGCAGCTATCGCAAAGGAGATGTTATTACCGGACTGGAAGAAGCGTCGAAGCGGGCGCTCCTCTTCCACGCGGGGACGGTACGGGATCAGGACGGGACGTGGCGGACGAACGGCGGGCGGGTGCTCGGCGTCGTCGGACGCGCCCCGGATCTCGCGGCGGCGAAGGCCAATGCGTATGAAGCGGTGCGCCAGATTCACTTTGCCGGAATGCATTACCGGACCGACATCGGCGACAAGGCCAACCGCTCACTGGCGGCCGGTTCTGCGGGGACCCGGTAGTCTGGCGGTATCCCGAAATTAGAACAGGCATGATTGGATAATTGCTTTTATTTCGACAATTCATTAGAGAAAGCCGTGACTCTTGGCCGCTTACCAGTGGCTGTGGAGCCGCGGTTTTTTGTTTGCGGGAGAAGCTCGTTTTTATTACGTCTCGCGTACACGCATGGGAATCGATGTTTTTAAGCTCTTATGCGCAGTCTCCCCGTTACTCAGGATCTGAGTTTTCCAAGTCCTTTTCACCTTGTAGGGAGAAAATCTTTCCTTAGATCGCATTGAAGCTGAACCACCGTCTTGAAAGAACTGGTTCTGGATCTCATGCAGAAAATATTACCTGAATGGAAACGCATGGAGAGAACACGTTTTTATGAGCATAGCAACCTCTCTTATCTCTGTTCGTACCGTTCGCGAACTGAATGCAACTGGGGGGTTCAAGCTCTTATGGGCAGTCTCCCCGTTACTCAGGATATGATTATTATTTTAGTCATTTATGGGGAAATGAGATTTTTTCTTGTTAGTGTTAGGGTCAAATTGTTTTCTTGAACAACTGATGCTAGAGTTCCGGTGGCACGCAACGGCGTGCCTGGCTGTACCTGACTGGTTGGGATACCGGAGCAAAAAGGAGCGGAAAGGACGCCCCTGACTGGATGGGAGACTGAGCAAAGTGAATCGGAAAGGACGAGCCTGACCAAATGGGATACCGAAGTAAAGAGGAGCGGAAAGGATGCCCCTGACCAGATGGGATACCGGAGCAAAGAGGAGCGGAAGGACATCCCTGACTGGATGGGAGATTGAGCAAAGTGCATCGGAAGGGGCGCGCCTGACCAGATGGGAGACCGAAGTAAAGAGGAGCGGAAAGGATGCCCCTGACCAGATGGGATACCGAAGCAAAGAGGAGCGGAAAGGACGAGCCTGACTGGATGGGAGACCAAGCAAAGTGCATCGAAAATGTCACTAAATTGTGGGTGTACGGGAGTACGGATCTGCCGGGAGGCGTCAGTTCGTATGCGGTAGCGGATGACAGTTGGACGGAAGAGGAGGCGGCCTAGAACCGAAGCCTGCGCTCGGCGACGATATCGTCGGCATCGATACAGTCGATAGCCGCTATGCGAGCATGAAGAGTCGGGAAGCCGCGGAGAATCGGCCGTATTTGCAGGTGCTGGCCACCGTGAAGGGTACGACGCCGCCAGTCACGAGCGATGATGCCGATGATGCATGGAACCGTCCTCCCGGCCAGTGACGCTAACGGCAGGCGATGAAGGGAGAGGGGGATGGAAGACGGTGTATCGTGTCAATGACGGACCGGCAACCGAGGGGGACAAGGTCGTGATTGAGGAGGAAGGCACTCATCTCATCCGTAATTACAGCATCGATCATGCTGGCAGTCGGGAAAGCGGAGAAACCGAATCAGGTTATGATTGACAAGACGGGGCCGGTCTTTGCTTCGGCGGTTCCTGTTCTATCGGAGAACCGGGTCATTCCCGCGTTTGAGGAAAGCCTTGTTCCGCGGGCAGCAGGCAGGGCAGGTTCGCAAAGATCTGTCGCCCCATCTCATGGTGCTTTACATTTTGTCGATGAAGAAATCCCGGCCCGGGCGGCTGGAGGGCGGCTTCGGCCTGCGCACGCTGGCCGAGCAGTTGATGACGATGCTGTGCCATGGCATTTCGACCCGATCGGAACGTGAAGCTGGGAGAATAATTTATGTTCGGATCCTCATACTAATGACGTAATCTACGTACGTCAGGAGGAGCGACTGATGAAGGATCCGTATCCGCTGGGTCATGCGTTGACTCAGTTGTATTTGTCCCAAGAGCATACCCGGGGACAGGAGGAAGCCTCTGCCATGGAAGCGATGCATCGAGCAGAGGAAGCCGATGCTTCATTCGAGGGCGATCCCGATGCCATCAGTGACCATTTGCATGCAGGCATGTCTGACGGTACGTTGGAGACACATCAGATGGTGCAGCGTTCTTACGGGCTGTACGATTGATGAATAGGCGGCTCTGCCTTGGCAGGGCAGCCGGGGGAAGGCCGCAGTTCCGCGCAAGCGGAGGCTGCGGCTTTGTCGTGTTGCCGGACGGCTAGGAGGAGTGATTCTTAACCGTCCTGGGTTGACACCGGGGCGAAGCCGGAGTACACTATGTTCTATAACATAGTAGGTTAATCGGAATTATGAGATATATGCTGTTCTTCGGGTTGGATATCGGGTGACTGGCGGGGAACTGGGAGAAGACCGGGGAGCCGAGCGCTGCGAGAATGCCGGGGACCAAAAACATTACGGCGGGAAAGGTGAGGAGAAGCGATGGAACGACATGTCGATATCCGGTGGCGGGATGAACGGTTGGCCGCTACGATACATTATCCGGGAGAGCGTACGCCTTATGAGCTGGGCGAGGAGAAGCGCGTGCCGGTCACGATCATTTGTCACGGCTTCGTCGGGAGCCGAATCGGGGTCGACCGCTTGTTCGTCAATGCGGCGCGCCGGCTGGCGGAGATCGGCCATCTCGTCATGCGCTTCGACTTCGCTGGCTGCGGAGAGAGCACCGGGGATTACGGTCGTCTCGGGCTGGATGATATGATCGAGCAGACCGGGACGGTGCTGGATTACGCGCTCGGGTGCGGCAATGTGGATCCGCAGCGGGTCACGATTATCGGGCATAGTCTCGGCGGGGCGGTCGCGCTGCTGACCGCGGTCCGCGATGT includes these proteins:
- the purD gene encoding phosphoribosylamine--glycine ligase; the encoded protein is MKVLIIGSGGREHALAWALKQSPKVSKVLVAPGNAGMENVAERVPFSVTDYEGIAKYARHHDIDLVVVGPDDPLADGIVDVLQAHGVRVFGPDRKAAEIEGSKVFMKELLRAYGIPTAAYAAFEDVEAAKQYVCGQSMPIVIKADGLAAGKGVTIVQTVEEAERVLNEVMVEGKFGASGSRVVIEEFMQGQEMSVLAFVDGETVLPCVPAQDHKPAYDGDTGPNTGGMGTYSPLPQFPEEVFTRAVEQVIKPTVRAMATEGRPFRGLLFAGLMITPEGEPKVVEFNARFGDPETQAVLPRLKTDLFDVLWACTDGTLDQIELEWHEDAAVCVIVASEGYPGSYRKGDVITGLEEASKRALLFHAGTVRDQDGTWRTNGGRVLGVVGRAPDLAAAKANAYEAVRQIHFAGMHYRTDIGDKANRSLAAGSAGTR